The nucleotide sequence agtaaaaagtacaaagtagagtaaaaagtacaaagtaaagtaaaaagtacaaagtaaagtaaaaagtacaaagaaagtaaaaagtacaaagtaaagtaaaacgtatgaagtccaaagtaaagtataaagtccaaagtaaagtaaaaagtataaagtccaaAGTAAGGAAAAACGTACAAAGTACAATGTCAagtaaaaaagtacaaagtacaatgtcaagtaaaaaagtacaaagtcaagtaaaaagtacaaactcaagtaaaaagtacaaagtcaactaaaaagtataaagtcaagtcaaaagtatgaagtcaagtaaaaagtataaagtgcaaagtcaagtaaaaagtataaagtgcaaagtaaagtaaaaagtataaagtacaaagtaaagtaaaaaggaatgtattaagaaatattaaaatgtcatttaaaaaagagatAGAAGGGgtgtaaaaacaccaaaaacaaataagagtggacagaactactgttactggcttccgtgtgacggcgccatctagggagaaaaaaaataaaaaataaaataaaataaaaaataaataagaaaaattaaaaaataaataaatgatagtaACCTtaccataaaattaaaataaaaaaatataaagtaaaaataaaaaaatattttaaaaaattcaaattatttggacaacgtcgacggGCCGGATTGAAAAGCCTAACGGcgcatatgtggcccgcgggccgtagtttgcccacatctactcaaacccctaaccctcctggcagacgctacaggtctcacaaaacagGGACAAATGGACTCAAggacagccatcaggactctgaacttgcggtagcacgacaacaatcccttctgtgtaatataACTTCAGGGTCAGGTAACATGAAAGACGTTAGGTGGTGATCTTTTAGTAGATTCTTTAAGATTTTAGTCACTAGAATGGAATTTTACAGAGACGCCGCCTACAGGAATTTACAATAACAACACTTTAAGGCGTGCGTCATCTACTTTTGTATCAACGCCTACGCTTGAGTCATCGCTATTTTCAAATCACGTCATCTTGTTACAGCAattaagacacaaaaaaatgcattttaatcaagaactccaaattcattcaaaaatgttgtttgaaatgaataataccCCAATTAAGTCGTTTTTGGCAAACATTTAcctttatttttcctttgtaGTTTGTCTATTATTTCCTATAAaactttttaatcaatgttttttttaataattacacataaaataaaaatgtagttaCATTTCTACCAATTATCTCGTTCAAcatcaaaaagataaaaacaatttactgttcatttcagacaaaaaaaatactgtattttcatacttgtagaaagaaaacaatctttttttatattaatttgtcaaattgttcaaattcatgtattcattttcctcctagttttaatttttagatAATAACACTTTATTGTCAATTGGAAGgctaattttgtcaaaaaaaagacccaaaaagtatttttcatcaaaaagagCTTTATTGGAAATAGCAAAAAATGACAGGATAAATcggtttaaaaacataattcatcttataatatgacaaaagtataaggacattgtactaatttatgtacttatttattctcattggatttgctagcaaatttattcaacaaaaactgcaatttttctaatttatttgGCATGTCTTTAACATTGAAGacatattttccaaattatttacATAACATTATTGAtcatttactttgtaatttcctaatttaggctctactatttcagataaaaatgtgaagtaaataaaacaaaattcaattttcttatacagtaataccttgacatacaagtgttccaacatacgagaaatttgagacacGAGGAAAATTCGGAgctaatttttgccttgagatacgagacaaatttgagatatgagcacaccAGATGGTTCCCGATTGTGAGTCGGTGGTAAATTGGAACAATAAAGATGTTTTTCCGTTGTAacatcctgtttttgtttttttttaggatgaaaacggattaaattgtatttagttcatttctatgggaaaatttgacttgagatacgagtaaattgacatactagcttGATCCCGCAGTCAGCTTGTATctgaaggtattactgtatttgaactGTGTGGATTAacattacacattaaaaaatgtaaacaagattttcagaatgcaaaatacaattataaagcAAAGCCgtgattggccggccactgCTTATCACAACACATTTGCGTCTTTtaagaagctgagcaggaaaagggtttctcACCGCTATAGGCAATTGTGTtattaagatattcctgccacaaattgagcaaaaaaaacgctttttttttttttgctgtgctgGTTGTTAAGTCTTCTTTTCTGGTTCTCTTATGTGAAAATGTTAACTGCGCCTGGAAAAGTTTTTGAATTGTGTAGCtatttttaattgggctgttgtagtGAATCTGTaaccacagactgagcaggaagaCATTGTTCTCCAatgtgggttaataagtgttctttGACGATTCTCCTTTGGGAAattgtttgaccacaaactgagcaggaatatggtttttcaccagtgtgggtctGTACATGTCTTTTTAAGTGTACCTTTTGTGTGAATGTTTGgacacaaactgagcaggaatagggtttttcacctgtgtggctTCTTGTGTGGAATATTAAGTGTACcttttgtgtgaatgtgtacTTGTGTGAGTTTTTAAGCTTTTTTGGGGTGTGAATGCTTGACCAAAAACCGAGAAGGAAAATGaattttcaccagtgtgggttcttgtgtgcattTTTAAGCTTTCCTTTTGTGTGAATCTTcgaccacaaattgaacacggGGATGGTTTGTCACCAGTGTGGGTCATTACGTGTTTTATTAAGCATCCCTttcgtgtgaatctttgaccgcaaactgaacacgaaaatggctgtCAACTTGTGTGTGTTCTAGCATGATAATCTAATTTTTGCTTTTGGgaaaaggctttaccgcaaactgaacacgaaaatggcttttcacccgtGTGTGTTCTAGCATGAGCCTTTAGGTTTgacttttgagaaaaggcttgaccacaaactgagcatgaaaatggtttttcaccagtgtgggttcttgcatgaaGAATTAAGCGTAGCTTCCGTGTAAAtcttcgaccacaaactgaacacgaaaatggtttttcacctgtgtgggttcttgtatgATATTCTAAATGTCCCatctgtgtgaatctttgaccacaaattgaacacgaaaatggcttttcacctgtgtgtattcttgCATGACAACTTAAGTTTGGCTTtcgagaaaaggctttaccacaaattgaacacgaaaatggtttttcaccagtgtgggttcttgtgtggaaATGTAAGCTTGCCTTGTacgtgaatctttgaccacaaactgaacacgaaaatggtttttcaccagtgtgggttattgtGTGGCTTCTTAAGGTTGCCTTGTGTgtgaatgcttgaccacaaactgaacacaaatgtggcttttcacctgtgtgtatttttgcatgaCAATTTAAGTGTACCTCCTGTGTGAATCTGTGACCACAAACTgtacacaaaaatggtttttcacctgtgtgtattcttgTATGACGATCTAAGTATCTCATCTCTGTGAAgattcgaccacaaactgagcactcAAATAgattttcaccagtgtgtatttttgcatgaTGATCTAAGTATCTCATCTCTGTGAAtcttcgaccacaaactgagcatgcacATGGTTTTTCACCTTcgtatgtttttaaatgtgcctCCACAGTACTTGTTTTACCTAAAACTGATCCTGAAACTGTTTCTTCACCTATGTGTCTACTTGCATGTCTTTTTAAGTTGTGTTTCTGTCTGAATACTTGACCACAAACggaacacgaaaatgttttttcacctgtgtgggttcttgtgtgcatttcaaattgtctcttctgtgtaaatgttttaccacaaactgaacgtGAAAATGGTTTCTTCTCAATGTGGCTCCTCATATGTCTTTTCAAAGAAGACGATCTACCAAAACTTCGCCCACACTGAGCACATTTGTAGAGTTTGTCGCCACtgggatttttcttaacatcttcaacatcatcatcttcaAAAAGCAATTCTGTTGAGCTGCCGCTCAGAAGCTCCGCCCCTCcgttggccacgcccagatcatcttcactcttgaaaggctcaccagttgacaatttgacacattcctcatttttgattggaggttgttCCTCcattttgcactgttgagggaactctggctcctcctctttaatttggggccatgctgaggcGTTTTCAGGCTCCGCCTCTttgctggccacgcccagatcttCCCTTTTCACTgactcacctggtgaccaggtgaaatgatcttcctcctttttgattggaagttgctcatctctcattttttgttgagGGAAGCCTGCAAAGACACGACAATAAATgatgaaacattttcaaattaaaatgactgaattttttgttcagaaatgaaaaataattcatcACACAAATGTAGGTCACCCTATGAAAGCCATGTTTTACCACACAAGTCCCATATgcctaaacatttatttttttatggggtATGCGTAATGAcatagatcacaggtgtcaaagtggcggcctgggggccaaatctggcccgcctcatcattttgggtggcccGGGACATTAAATGcagagtgttgactttctgttttaggatgaaattaagagtatagatgtatattaattttcctgatattccccacttttaaattaataattgtaattttttaatcattcttttctttgtttttagttcaaaaatcattttgtaaaatctaacaatagatttttaaaaaagcaaaaataaacattgttttagatctataaaaaactgaatattcagggattttaatccagttctttcaattcatgtatatcatatatatcaatatatgattgtcattttttaattatttttttctttgtttttagttcaaaaatcattttgtaaaatctaaaaatatacaaaaaagctaaaataaacagttttagatctattaaaaaacggactattcagggcttttaatccagttcttttaatccatatacattaaaaaaatgaacatattatatctaaaatggtccagcccacatgaaatcaagctAATGCAGCCTGCGaaacaacccgagtctgacacccttgacatAGGTcgtacatatattttaaaataacataaatgaaATTGTCCAACCCTAGGCTACCCTCTATGTTAAAGACTTAATACTCACAGTTTTGCAAGTGTGATGAGTCATCGTAGCAAGCTGATGGTGGAGCCATGAGATAGTCTGCTTGGGATTCTTCTGTTGAGCTGCTGCCACTCAAaggctccgcccctccactgGCCTCACTTGGACCTTCATCTCCATCACTCAATGGCTCAACAGCCCACAGAGGGACGTCCATCCCTTCCTCTTTAACATATGGAAGGTCTTCCTCCATCTTTATGAGGGGATGCTGTTGCTCCTCAATGTGGAATTTCCCAGCAGTAATAAAATACTCCATTTGTTCCTCTTTAATGCATTCATATTGTTCATTCTGTTCATTTTTCACTGGAGCCGACTCCTGGCGCTCAGTTTCATGCACTTGGCTAACATCTGAAACACAACGATCAAatcttatttctttatttgtagTCTTATATCCCTAAAACGATTCACCAAAACACAAACGCTAGTCCCAAGCCTAACATACACTAGCACCTGGCATAAAAAAAGGCTAGCAGCTATCATAACATAAGGTATGAtggcggatagcataacatgggTTTCCTGGCGGATAGCATAACAAGGGTATGCTGGTGGATAGCATAACATGGGTATGCtggcggatagcataacatgggTGTGCtggcggatagcataacattgtaaaatctaaaaatagatttaaaaaaagctaaaatcaacattgttttggttatataaaaaactgaatgttcaggggttttaatccagttctttcaatccatttatttaaaaaaaaatcaaaatattatatctaaaattggcCCGgccccacataaaatcgagttgacgttaaagcggcccgcgaaccaacccgaataCGATTCCTTGCCATAacacagtgcttctcaattattttctgttaggcccccccctagcaagatgaaaactattcgccccccccccccccgcacttcccaccgtgactataaataaaatcattttataaaattgttataagtacaacattttatccttattaacattaaagaaaaggaaaaaaagaaagaaatatagtcaaacttacaaagaataactttattaaatcttgttttaagtctgcaacagaaaagattttaagtgcatcaatgcctgaaataaaaaaaataaatgagagcaccactgccagctactgtagtggatgcgcaattacactttatactagtacggccaaataaaatcctgttccccagggttacacgcccccccccccccccccaggtatccccccctccccccaggGGGGgggcgccccactatttgagaagcactgccataacaacaaaaaaatgcggGAACGCAGCCAATCTGGCAACTCTCGCTGCACTGGGGGACGCAGCGCCTGTATGATGTCACTCACGGAAAATGTTATACAATTAAACGATCACCAAAATTCAACTAACCTTCAAGTCTGTGAAGAACAACTTTGGCATACATAATTTGACCAAGAGTCAAATGAAGGTGACGCAAAGGCTCCATTTTAACGCTTAAAATTGTTGTTGTCGCCATTTCTTTGACAGGCACACACAAGGCTAAGCTAGCTCTTTCTGATACATTGCATTGCATGATGGGTAAGACATTGCATGATGGGTAAGACAACGCCCCGCCCCTCCACGTCATAAAGTCCAAAcgtgaaaaaaagggaaacgaACATatgacgcttttttttttttacatgaaaccGATTCTTCAGAGTAATATTAGTTAAAACATTCATGAATTAAGAAGTGGGTTTGTCAACAATAAGTCTTAATGGATTAATCATTTGACATGCATTACTATactaaccagcattggtttgtactgaaaaaaaataataataaacaccaCTCACCATTTTCccagcttctttattattgccactttggtttcaaatgaaatggtttGCCTCTTCTTTGCACCTCCCTCTCTTTTCAGCCTTTCACTTTTCAGtctttcacttttcaccaaccatattgaataatggatgcacaagatattttatgatagaaatgaaaaaggttctttacGTCatgcacttccgcactgcaacgaactgggtagaagaaggtagatgctgggtgaggtAAGTTcccacagcgccaggcgtcggtattagcggcggaaagaagtactactcggaaaaaggcgcgcaatacaaaatcgaacttacaaacattttttcgacataaacgcaatttacagacatgttcgtatgtaccgtttgctcgtaagttgaatgttcgtaagtatgGTGAGCGTCTGtattggatcggttggaacgaaaaccttgCATCCATGGCGGCCCTCAAGGACCGGTTTGCACACCCCTGTAAAGTACATTGAAGCATTCACATCTTCTCAGGTAGGTATAGAGACCTTTAGAAGAAAGTATGGGGAATGTAgacaattttcatttttggatAATTGGAATtggataataatagtaataagtGCAAAATTGTCTGGGTGGGAAGTTGGAGACAAGCCACAATAACATGCGATATGTAAAATCCTACCACAATCCTTCTCCATTAGCTAGCAAGGCTATAAACTTGTTTTCAAACTATTTCAcaagatgtatatatatatatatatatatatatatatatatatatatatatatatatatatatatatatatatatatatatatatatatatatatatatatatatatatatatatatatatatatatatatatatatatatatatatatatatatatatatatatatatatatatatatatatataaacacaatgcaacatttaaagcaaatgtccttaaaattacctcgctttttctcaaaatgtagcttttctaACTAAATTCGAGCTCATCTCTTTACGTTGTGCCATTCagagaccaaatttaacattattacCTTCCTCTGTCtaaaatctgaattgagaacTTGGCAATTTGACGTATTTAGACAGTAGAGGGCGATAATGCTCCAGTACGTTGGCTACCAACAACCGTAAAAcctcaagaagaagaagaagaaagacgaagaagaagacgcgtttttttttctacgcGGCAATGGTTTTAACTTTTAGTTTGTACGCCTCTATTTCCTCCTCAATTTATCCGAACTTAGATTAAACGAAGCCAAAACTCGACAACATGCCTAACATTAAATACTTTGTGGACTCGAACATTAGTCCATTTATCTTCAATCCGTTTTGGGAGACGTACTTTatttagcctagcctagccgGCAACTAACAAAGGACCACGTTCTCTACCAGTACGTCGTCAAGCGGAcacaaaaagtgtgaaaaatgtCTATGAGAACGACGCCGGTTGCGGAAAAGTTTCAGAAGGAACTTTATGGCGTGAAAAAGGATCTCTCATGTCCTCAACTTTCCATTgtttgcaaaatgatgcaagCAAAAGTTGTTCTTCACAAACTCGAAGGTACGTTCACTGGTTTATCATAGAccacatgggcaaactacggacCGCGGGCCATCATACCTTATGTTATGCTGCTATCCGCCATCATACCTTATGTTATGATAGCCGCTAGCCTTTTTTTTATGCCAGATGCTAGCCTATGGTAGGCTTGGGACTAGCGTTTGTGTTTTGGTGAATCATTTTAGGGATACAGGACTACAAATAACGAAATAAAATTTGATCGTTGTGTTTCAGATGTTAGCCAAGTGCATGAAACTGAGCGCCAGGAGTCGGCTCCCGTGAAAGATGAAGAGAATGAACAATTTGAATACATTAAAGAGGAAGAAATGGAGCATTTTATTACTGCTGGGAAATTCCACATTGAGGAGCAACAGCACCCCCTTATAAAGATGGAGGAAGACCCTCCATATATTAAAGAGGAAGGGATGGACGTCCTCATGGCTCCACCATCTGCTTGCTACGATGACTCATCACACTTGCAAAACTGTGAGTATTAAGTCATTAACATAGAGAGGAGCCTGGGGTTGGacaatttaaattatattatagtAAAATATATGTACGACGTACGTAAAGAGTGTCCGACTCGGGTTGTTTCATGGGCCGCATTAGCGTCAActggatttcatgtgggctggaccattttagatataatattttcattttttaatataaatggattaaaagaactggattaaaagccctgaatagtccgttttttaatagatctaaaacaatttttattttagctttttttttgtatatttttagattttactaaaggaTTTAcggactaaaaacagaaaaaaatgtttaaaaaataactatcaTTGATTTAagagagaaaatcaggaaatttagggtatagatataatatttaaatatttttttaattggattaaatcaaaagccctaaatattcattttttatagatataaaactgttaatttttttgtaaggtaaacatctaataatcatttgtttttcatttcaaatggaatcatttttaatttaaattatattcaatattaaagtggaaaaccgaaaatatttttatatacttatttttagattttacaaaatgcgtTTTAACCTAAAacaccaaatgaaaaaaaatggataaaaaaatgaaaaatgaaaatcagacataggcattgtcgtcatcattgacttgacaaaaagcctagtagtcatcaaaccctcagcagcgtatgacgaaattgtatagtgcttctccacaagttcgtcttcccaggccagacacatttatgacatttatttatgacatattcatacttgttagctctccgccttgagcgccacaactactactactacagctccatctagttgatgtacaCGACCCCTACTACCACGActtcagctccatctagttgatgttcACAACCCCATATTACTATTACAGCCCCATTTTGTGGATCTATAACACgacccactactaccactacagctccatctagttgatgtacacaacccctactactactaccactacagctccatctagttgatgtacacaacccctactactactaccactacagctccatctagttgatgtacacaacccctactactactaccactacagctccatctagttgatgtacacaacccctactactaccaccactacagctccatctagttgatgtacacaacccactaccactactactactactaccactactacagctccatccaGTGTATGTacacaacccactactactactaccactaccacagctccatctagttgatgtacacaacccctactactaccaccactacagctccatctagttgatgtacacaacccactaccactactactactaccactactacagctccatccaGTGTATGTacacaacccactactactactactactaccactaccacagCTCCATCCAATGTATGTAaacaacccactactactactactaccactaccacagctccatctagttgatatacacaacccctactactactaccactactatagctccatctagttaatATACACaacaactattactactgctacagctccatctagttgatgtacacaacccctactactactactaccactaaaatagctccatctagttaatgtaaatgaaaatcagacataggcattgtcgtcatcattgacttgacagaaagcctagtagtcatcatacccttagcagcgtatgacgaaattgtatagtgcttctccacaagttcgtcttcccaggccagacacatttatgacatttatttatgacatattcatacttgttagctctccgccttgagcgccattttccggcgactacaagttgcctcaccgatgccaacaagaataagatggatcacttacctctcagtctttatacttaccctccctcagtcatcctgtggaaggtagatctgcaccaaacgaccttcctgttacttcaattcgacttgacttaatttcatagtagggatatgtgtagtcgtcacgtcacgtgttgctgcaaatgtgcaattaatttaaaaagggtttcatgtgggctggaccattttaaatgtaatattttcattttttaatataattggattaaaagaactggattaaa is from Stigmatopora nigra isolate UIUO_SnigA chromosome 1, RoL_Snig_1.1, whole genome shotgun sequence and encodes:
- the LOC144214012 gene encoding uncharacterized protein LOC144214012 yields the protein MATTTILSVKMEPLRHLHLTLGQIMYAKVVLHRLEDVSQVHETERQESAPVKNEQNEQYECIKEEQMEYFITAGKFHIEEQQHPLIKMEEDLPYVKEEGMDVPLWAVEPLSDGDEGPSEASGGAEPLSGSSSTEESQADYLMAPPSACYDDSSHLQNCFPQQKMRDEQLPIKKEEDHFTWSPGESVKREDLGVASKEAEPENASAWPQIKEEEPEFPQQCKMEEQPPIKNEECVKLSTGEPFKSEDDLGVANGGAELLSGSSTELLFEDDDVEDVKKNPSGDKLYKCAQCGRSFGRSSSLKRHMRSHIEKKPFSRSVCGKTFTQKRQFEMHTRTHTGEKTFSCSVCGQVFRQKHNLKRHASRHIGEETVSGSVLGKTSTVEAHLKTYEGEKPCACSVCGRRFTEMRYLDHHAKIHTGENLFECSVCGRIFTEMRYLDRHTRIHTGEKPFLCTVCGHRFTQEVHLNCHAKIHTGEKPHLCSVCGQAFTHKATLRSHTITHTGEKPFSCSVCGQRFTYKASLHFHTRTHTGEKPFSCSICGKAFSRKPNLSCHARIHTGEKPFSCSICGQRFTQMGHLEYHTRTHTGEKPFSCSVCGRRFTRKLRLILHARTHTGEKPFSCSVCGQAFSQKSNLKAHARTHTGEKPFSCSVCGKAFSQKQKLDYHARTHTS